The window TATATCTTAagtatatataagaattagtaataaattctttcatattttaaaaagcaatgAAAATTAACTCTCAGAAGTGTTACGACTTAACGTATGTATGGAGTGTCAATCGCGTAATATAAAGTTCTTTCACAATAATATTCAGTCACTTTACAAGCAACAGTTTGCAATTCATTTATACCTCGCGCTGTTTTAGTTTTGCGTTTCAATACGTATCTTCATAGATTCTTcgagaaaaattcaatttgaaCGTTAGATCTTAACCTCCTTGTTGAATTCCGTTACGATCCGTGGCTCGTTCCGATTCCGTTTTCCGAGCCCATGGGGAGCGCCGGAGCGGCCCTATCTTGGACCTATTTTTTGTTACCGTTTGCTTCCACACCGTGGCGGCACTCATCGGACTCCGTGCATGGTTATTTGAGGACTCGGCGAGTCTTCATTGTCTTCATCCACGGTGGAGGGACAAGTTGTGACGTGAGACGAGAATAGAGAGTGGACAGACGGACTAATGGAGAACGCGGTGCGCAACAGCAGCGAACAGCTATGTGCGAAAGTTTGTTGCATTGAGCAGACTGGATTAGCAGATCGTTTCGCGTTAGAGGAGCATAATCGGTTGGCTGAGTGATAGCAAGAAAGCATGGTAGCGATGAATCGGACGTACTTGGTTCTCGCGGCACAGTGGGATGTTATAAGAGAGACCGGTGTGTGACAAGGAAGTCGTGGCGGAGGATTTCGGACTGTCGATGCACCCAGCTTCCCAAACGAGCTTCGACGACGCGATCTAATTTTCTCGTGAGCGTACCTAATCACCTCTCTGTTCAGCGATTAACGTCGCATACGATAGCGTCACAACGTTTCGAGAACTGTAGATGAAACTGCACTAAACCTTGTCTGGTTTTTAATCGTACCAAAAGTTCCCATCCATCGAATCTGGAGGTTTTGTCGAGTTTGTTTGACGAGCATCCACGCGGTGACTACATCTTGAACAATTGTCTTGTTCTCTTTTTCGATACTTCTTGTAGAAAAGAGGTGGTCCTTTATTACTTTTGGTGCGATATATAAACTGAAGTGACAGGATGATGATGGGCGATCAGTTTCGCAGTAAAGTAGAGCAGTATTCGCCGAAGTCCTCACCGAGGGGAGCACGGTCTCCAGTCGTATCTCGTCAGGACTCCACAGGAACGCTGAAGACTACCATTTCCCTTGGGAAGAATCCTTCCATTGTCCACAGTGGACCATTCTATCTGATGAAGGAACCCCCAggtaatagaaaaagaaatagtttatacttaatttttttcataaacaatgtataattaattttgaaagaatttaagaaaacttgaaaatatatataaataaacgtgCTGTTTTTTCCAGGGGAAAGTGAACTTACGGGAGCAACAAATTTAATGGCTTATTATGGCCTGGAGCACTCCTATAGCAAGTTTAGTGGTAAAAAGCTCAAAGAGCAGCTGTCGTCTTTCTTGCCAAACTTGCCTGGTATTATAGACAGACCTGGACATTTGGACAATAGGTAATTTAAGTTTTGCAAgttgaaacatttaaattgGTTCTTATTTcatgtttcattttttctctttttaagcTCATTAAGATCAGTAATTGAGAAACCTCCCATAGGTGGTAAGGAACTATTGCCTTTAACGAGTGTACAGCTTGCTGGTTTTCGATTACATCCTGGCCCagtaagtaattttattactataaattaaactatagTTATTatcaatacatttttgtaaaataatgtgtgtgtgtgtgtgtgtctgtctATATTGCAAATTGCTAAATTGCATAATGTAACTTTGCAGCTGCCAGAGcagtatagatatataaatcaaGCACCTCAAAGAAAGCACAAAAATAAGCATAAGAAACACAAGCACAAGCCTGGGGAAGTGCTCAGTGGACAGGAGACCG of the Monomorium pharaonis isolate MP-MQ-018 chromosome 11, ASM1337386v2, whole genome shotgun sequence genome contains:
- the LOC105829092 gene encoding mediator of RNA polymerase II transcription subunit 19, which codes for MMMGDQFRSKVEQYSPKSSPRGARSPVVSRQDSTGTLKTTISLGKNPSIVHSGPFYLMKEPPGESELTGATNLMAYYGLEHSYSKFSGKKLKEQLSSFLPNLPGIIDRPGHLDNSSLRSVIEKPPIGGKELLPLTSVQLAGFRLHPGPLPEQYRYINQAPQRKHKNKHKKHKHKPGEVLSGQETATTDVGGSDTHEKKHKKQKRHDEEKEARKKRKKEKKRKKQKHSPEHTGSLTPSQHSNS